One genomic segment of Nocardia spumae includes these proteins:
- a CDS encoding ComEA family DNA-binding protein — protein MARYEDRTRLQQLRGEVSPRPGSLADADPGPGDPARAGSWDLEEVTARAAAHPARDAASPGAAVRRGLPPRYGAPAAPVRTASDDEPVEPRIPQWLSEPVGSVAIWQRLVPDRWRGVRLDPGRRGALVLAGVGVAAVLAAAVAVHRDDSAAPVAPLPVLRAAAESSTPPVAESPDLAVRSDPPDRSVPVSPGGGDLIVSVIGLVEHPGLMRVAAGARVADVVSRAVARDDADLGGLNLAQRLADGDQIVVGAQIPAAGPRLGSMVVASGPHTPASGGGAAPPPAPKVNLNTATEQDLDSLTGVGPTTAAAILAWRTQHGRFTTIDQLAEVTGIGPAKLSRLRDRVTV, from the coding sequence ATGGCGCGATATGAGGATCGGACTCGGCTACAACAACTGCGCGGCGAGGTATCACCCCGCCCGGGCTCCCTCGCGGACGCGGACCCCGGCCCCGGCGATCCCGCCCGTGCGGGATCGTGGGATCTCGAGGAGGTGACCGCGCGCGCTGCCGCTCATCCGGCCCGGGACGCGGCCTCGCCCGGTGCCGCGGTCCGTCGTGGCCTGCCTCCGCGGTACGGTGCTCCGGCGGCGCCTGTCCGCACCGCCTCCGACGACGAACCGGTGGAACCGCGCATTCCGCAGTGGCTGAGCGAGCCGGTGGGGTCGGTGGCGATCTGGCAGCGCCTGGTTCCCGACCGCTGGCGCGGCGTGCGGCTGGATCCGGGGCGGCGAGGCGCGCTGGTACTGGCCGGGGTCGGGGTGGCGGCGGTGCTCGCCGCCGCGGTGGCCGTCCACCGCGACGACTCGGCAGCGCCGGTGGCCCCGTTGCCCGTGTTGCGGGCGGCCGCCGAATCGTCGACGCCTCCGGTTGCGGAGAGTCCGGACCTGGCCGTGCGATCCGATCCGCCGGATCGGTCGGTTCCGGTGTCGCCGGGTGGCGGCGATCTGATCGTGAGTGTGATCGGCCTGGTCGAACATCCCGGGTTGATGCGAGTGGCGGCGGGTGCGCGCGTCGCCGATGTGGTGTCCCGCGCGGTCGCGCGCGACGATGCCGATCTGGGTGGCCTCAATCTGGCGCAACGGCTGGCCGACGGCGATCAGATCGTGGTCGGGGCCCAGATCCCGGCCGCCGGACCACGGCTGGGCAGCATGGTCGTCGCGAGCGGACCACACACCCCCGCGAGCGGCGGCGGTGCCGCACCACCACCGGCCCCGAAGGTCAATCTCAATACCGCGACCGAGCAGGACCTCGACTCCCTCACCGGTGTCGGTCCCACCACCGCGGCCGCCATCCTCGCCTGGCGCACTCAGCACGGCCGCTTCACCACCATCGACCAACTCGCCGAGGTCACCGGTATCGGTCCCGCCAAACTCAGCCGGCTGCGCGACCGGGTCACGGTGTGA
- a CDS encoding phosphatidylinositol-specific phospholipase C, protein MTLTGCGGSVTSAPRPVAAAQPVVSSAAAAPDTEAATMPRATVTEAATGHLDSAHHPDWMGALPDNLPLSAISIPGTHDTLSIHGGKAGPAVVTQEQFDTGCPDPACVSDRTLSTQLEAGIRAVDIRVRRDESGGLAVQHGGFYQQVSLDDVLGVIEQFLDRHPRETVLMRIKAECTNDGRAFQCEDAGRQPPDPALVDRSLNARPRVWRPAAAGPVAVPRLGEVRGTVVVMRADGVDERGLPLDTQDLWDGPSREDKWAAIAAHVDRVPALGGRALSVDFLSASGVPDPTEFPDRYAAYENQHALDLLRSRPNITTGVLMTDFPGPALVGEIIGHNRP, encoded by the coding sequence GTGACACTCACAGGGTGCGGCGGTTCGGTCACCTCCGCGCCGCGACCGGTCGCCGCGGCACAGCCGGTAGTGTCATCGGCCGCCGCGGCGCCGGATACCGAGGCCGCCACCATGCCTCGCGCCACGGTCACGGAGGCGGCGACCGGGCACCTCGACTCGGCACATCATCCGGACTGGATGGGCGCACTGCCCGACAACCTGCCGTTGAGCGCGATATCCATCCCGGGCACCCACGACACCCTGTCGATCCACGGGGGCAAGGCCGGACCCGCCGTGGTCACCCAGGAGCAATTCGACACCGGATGCCCCGACCCGGCGTGTGTGTCGGACCGGACGCTGAGCACTCAACTCGAGGCCGGCATCCGCGCCGTGGATATTCGCGTGCGACGCGACGAGTCGGGCGGCCTGGCCGTCCAGCACGGCGGTTTCTACCAGCAGGTGAGTCTCGACGATGTACTAGGGGTGATCGAGCAGTTCCTCGATCGGCATCCGCGAGAGACGGTCCTGATGCGGATCAAGGCCGAATGCACCAACGACGGCAGGGCATTTCAGTGCGAGGACGCCGGCCGGCAACCGCCCGATCCGGCCCTGGTCGACCGCTCGCTCAACGCCCGCCCCCGCGTGTGGCGCCCGGCGGCGGCCGGTCCCGTCGCCGTGCCGCGACTCGGTGAGGTACGCGGCACGGTCGTGGTGATGCGGGCCGACGGGGTGGATGAGCGCGGCCTGCCCCTCGATACCCAGGATCTGTGGGACGGACCGAGCCGCGAGGACAAGTGGGCCGCCATCGCCGCCCACGTGGATCGGGTGCCGGCGCTCGGTGGCCGCGCCCTGTCGGTGGACTTCCTGTCCGCGTCGGGAGTTCCCGATCCGACCGAATTCCCCGACCGCTACGCCGCCTACGAGAATCAGCACGCCCTGGACCTGCTGCGGTCCCGTCCGAACATCACTACCGGCGTACTGATGACGGATTTTCCCGGGCCCGCCCTGGTCGGCGAGATCATCGGGCACAACCGGCCCTGA
- a CDS encoding ComEC/Rec2 family competence protein, with protein MPVDARLLPAALACWIVTVAAVSAGWRIGMILGSALAISGVVLGGCLLRGIVGTSHRSIAWTVLATLAVATGFAFAASWQEHRVSTHPLRQLPAGSAVTADVIAGDARPLPTRSFGGRQWIMRATVRQFRYGTTTVRSNAAVTVIMPERNWSELAPGQHASMRARLDRPWRRDLTVAVLRAQGPPSAVGPRSWWQRAATTVRTNLSETARLALSPDAAGVLPGLIDGDISRLPDHVREDFQAVDLAHLTAVSGTNVSILLAAVLLATRALTLGPRWSALLAGVALIGFVVLARPSPSVLRASVMGSIAVLALLTGRRKQALPALCAAVIVLVGLAAQLAVDIGFALSVLATGALILLAPSWARWLERRGWPALIAESFGVAAAAFAVTTPIIAALTGHLSGVAIVANVLVEPVVAPITLLGVAAAALSCGWQPAAVWVLRPAELPMRWLLAVAERAAALGMSLPLPAGVTGAVLATALIGAVVLVFGLLDLRLRRASRAGPAPPGASGGGGAKLSPPTRRIVP; from the coding sequence ATGCCGGTGGATGCGCGATTGCTGCCCGCGGCCCTCGCGTGCTGGATCGTCACCGTCGCCGCGGTGTCGGCCGGGTGGCGCATCGGGATGATTCTCGGTTCGGCACTGGCGATATCGGGTGTGGTGCTCGGTGGGTGCCTGCTGCGAGGGATCGTCGGGACATCACATCGGTCCATCGCCTGGACGGTGCTGGCAACGCTGGCCGTCGCGACCGGCTTCGCGTTCGCGGCATCCTGGCAGGAGCACCGGGTGAGCACCCATCCGTTGCGGCAGCTTCCGGCCGGTAGCGCGGTGACCGCGGACGTCATCGCCGGTGATGCGAGACCACTGCCCACACGATCGTTCGGTGGCCGGCAGTGGATCATGCGGGCCACGGTGCGCCAATTCCGTTACGGGACAACGACGGTGCGTTCGAATGCGGCGGTCACGGTGATCATGCCGGAACGGAATTGGTCGGAGTTGGCGCCCGGTCAGCACGCGAGCATGCGGGCTCGGCTCGACCGGCCGTGGCGGCGCGATCTGACGGTCGCGGTGCTGCGCGCACAAGGACCGCCGAGTGCGGTCGGGCCTCGGTCGTGGTGGCAGCGCGCGGCGACGACGGTGCGCACGAATCTCTCCGAGACCGCGCGACTGGCGCTGTCACCGGATGCGGCCGGGGTGTTGCCGGGCCTCATCGACGGCGATATCTCGCGGCTGCCCGATCATGTCAGGGAGGATTTCCAGGCAGTGGATCTGGCGCATCTGACCGCGGTATCCGGTACGAACGTCTCAATTCTATTGGCCGCGGTGCTGCTGGCCACCCGGGCGCTGACCCTCGGCCCGCGCTGGAGTGCGCTGCTCGCCGGTGTGGCCCTGATCGGTTTCGTCGTGCTCGCGCGGCCGTCCCCCTCGGTGCTGCGCGCGTCGGTGATGGGATCGATCGCGGTGCTGGCGCTCCTGACCGGTCGGCGCAAACAGGCGTTACCGGCGCTGTGCGCGGCGGTGATCGTGCTCGTCGGCCTGGCTGCGCAGCTCGCGGTCGATATCGGATTCGCGCTGTCGGTACTGGCGACAGGGGCACTGATCCTGCTGGCGCCGAGTTGGGCTCGATGGCTCGAACGGCGTGGTTGGCCCGCGCTGATCGCCGAGTCGTTCGGGGTGGCCGCGGCCGCGTTCGCGGTCACCACACCGATCATCGCCGCTCTCACCGGACATCTGAGCGGGGTGGCGATCGTGGCGAATGTCCTGGTCGAACCCGTGGTCGCCCCGATCACCCTGCTCGGTGTCGCCGCCGCCGCACTGTCGTGCGGATGGCAGCCCGCGGCGGTATGGGTGCTGCGACCGGCCGAACTTCCGATGCGGTGGCTGCTGGCGGTGGCCGAACGTGCTGCGGCGCTGGGGATGTCATTGCCGTTGCCCGCCGGTGTCACCGGTGCCGTACTGGCCACCGCGCTCATCGGCGCGGTCGTCCTGGTGTTCGGCCTGCTCGACCTCCGGCTGCGCCGGGCCTCCCGGGCGGGTCCCGCACCGCCGGGCGCGTCCGGTGGCGGGGGCGCGAAACTGTCCCCGCCCACCCGTAGGATCGTGCCGTGA
- a CDS encoding aquaporin, whose protein sequence is MSPTAQEVIEDVVEQREVPLARKLVAEAIGTFVLVLGGAGTAVFAGTRVGALGVALAFGFSLLLLVYAIGPISGCHVNPAVTIGQLAMGRIRWLVAAYYIVAQLIGGFLAGAVIFAIAQDLPSYNRATDGLAANGWGAHSPSTMQVQGPMATFTQDGYGLTAAITVEVVLTALLVFVVLASTDRISHVRMAGLSIGITLAVIHLISIPIDNTSVNPARSLAVAPYQDGAVQQVGVFVVFPLIGGLLGALIYSALFGRARRLED, encoded by the coding sequence ATGTCTCCCACAGCTCAGGAAGTGATCGAGGATGTCGTCGAGCAGCGGGAGGTCCCGCTGGCTCGAAAGCTCGTCGCCGAGGCGATAGGAACCTTCGTCCTGGTGCTCGGTGGCGCCGGTACCGCGGTTTTCGCCGGAACCAGAGTGGGTGCGCTCGGAGTGGCGCTCGCCTTCGGTTTCAGCCTGCTGCTGCTGGTGTACGCGATCGGCCCGATTTCGGGTTGCCATGTCAATCCCGCGGTGACGATCGGGCAACTGGCGATGGGGCGAATCCGGTGGCTGGTGGCGGCCTACTACATCGTGGCCCAGTTGATCGGCGGTTTCCTCGCCGGCGCGGTGATCTTCGCGATCGCGCAGGATCTGCCGTCCTACAACCGGGCGACGGATGGTCTGGCCGCCAATGGCTGGGGTGCGCACAGCCCGTCGACGATGCAGGTCCAGGGGCCGATGGCGACGTTCACCCAGGACGGATACGGGCTGACCGCGGCGATCACCGTCGAAGTCGTGCTGACGGCGCTGCTGGTCTTCGTCGTCCTGGCCTCCACCGACCGGATCTCGCATGTGCGGATGGCGGGCTTGAGCATCGGCATCACCCTGGCGGTGATCCACTTGATCTCGATCCCGATCGACAACACCTCGGTCAACCCCGCGCGCAGCCTGGCGGTCGCGCCCTATCAGGACGGGGCGGTACAGCAGGTCGGCGTATTCGTCGTCTTTCCCCTGATCGGCGGTCTGCTGGGCGCGCTGATCTACAGCGCCCTGTTCGGGCGGGCCCGGCGCCTCGAGGACTGA
- a CDS encoding DegV family protein produces the protein MAVVVVTDSAASVPADLVSELGIVVVPLHVLVDDRAIAEGVDDCDIDYGASTVTTSSASPGELRAAYERALELSAGDGVVAVHISRQLSATWEAGRQAVRDMDAADRVRLVDSLSAGLGTGLPVLAAARRARSGAALDVVYDTAVAAAGRARSFIVVNRTEQLRRGGRLSTAAMFFGTELVTKPILQIVDGKLELREKARTRSKAFAKLVAAVVDAAGDDGAAIAVQHLGAASAAATIAAQLGELVPGIRELVTAEFGPTLGVHVGAGAVGVLVVPGGCG, from the coding sequence ATGGCCGTTGTCGTGGTGACCGATTCGGCGGCGAGCGTTCCCGCTGATCTGGTCTCGGAGCTGGGCATCGTAGTGGTGCCGCTGCATGTGCTGGTCGATGATCGCGCCATCGCCGAGGGCGTCGACGACTGTGATATCGACTACGGCGCGTCGACGGTGACGACATCGTCGGCCTCACCGGGCGAGCTGCGTGCCGCCTATGAGCGCGCCCTGGAGCTCAGTGCCGGGGACGGCGTTGTCGCGGTGCATATTTCGCGGCAGTTGTCCGCGACCTGGGAAGCCGGGCGCCAAGCCGTGCGCGATATGGACGCGGCGGACCGGGTGCGGTTGGTCGACTCGCTGAGTGCCGGTCTGGGGACCGGACTCCCGGTACTCGCCGCGGCCCGCCGGGCGCGGTCGGGCGCGGCACTCGACGTCGTCTACGACACCGCTGTCGCCGCCGCCGGTCGTGCCCGCAGTTTCATCGTGGTCAACCGGACCGAACAACTGCGGCGTGGCGGGCGGCTGAGTACCGCGGCGATGTTCTTCGGTACCGAACTGGTGACCAAACCGATTCTGCAGATCGTCGACGGCAAGTTGGAGTTGCGCGAGAAGGCCCGTACCCGGTCCAAGGCATTCGCGAAACTCGTTGCGGCCGTGGTCGACGCGGCCGGTGACGACGGTGCGGCGATCGCGGTGCAACATCTCGGCGCGGCGTCGGCCGCGGCGACGATCGCCGCCCAGCTCGGCGAACTCGTCCCCGGCATTCGCGAGCTCGTCACCGCGGAGTTCGGTCCCACGCTGGGCGTGCACGTGGGAGCGGGCGCGGTCGGGGTGCTGGTGGTGCCCGGCGGCTGCGGCTGA
- a CDS encoding histidine phosphatase family protein, whose translation MTAGSRATKYPGVRRLLLLRHGQTEWNATDRMQGQIDTELSELGRRQAKDVARELVSQDAVAIVSSDLRRAYDTALALAEHSGLEVELDPRLRETSLGDWEGLDHLEVDAQYPGARKAWRLDPTVTPPGGESKLEVGARALPVVRELFAERADWPGRTIILVAHGGLIAALTAALLELPEHKWPILGGLANTSWVQLSSHGPGIEQPGWRLDVWNAAAKVAPDVL comes from the coding sequence GTGACGGCGGGTTCGCGGGCGACGAAGTATCCGGGGGTGCGGCGGCTGCTGCTGTTGCGGCACGGGCAGACCGAGTGGAACGCCACCGATCGCATGCAGGGCCAGATCGACACCGAACTCAGCGAATTGGGCCGCCGGCAGGCCAAAGACGTTGCGCGTGAGCTCGTTTCCCAGGATGCGGTCGCGATCGTGTCCTCGGATCTGCGGCGTGCCTACGACACCGCGCTGGCGCTGGCCGAACACAGCGGACTCGAGGTCGAGCTCGATCCGCGCCTGCGCGAGACCAGCCTGGGCGACTGGGAGGGGCTCGACCACCTCGAGGTGGATGCCCAGTACCCGGGTGCTCGCAAAGCGTGGCGGCTCGATCCCACGGTGACCCCGCCGGGCGGGGAGAGCAAACTCGAGGTGGGCGCCCGGGCGCTGCCGGTGGTTCGCGAGCTGTTCGCCGAGCGTGCGGACTGGCCCGGCCGTACCATCATCCTGGTCGCGCACGGCGGGCTGATCGCGGCCCTGACCGCCGCGCTGCTGGAGCTGCCCGAGCACAAATGGCCGATCCTGGGCGGACTGGCCAATACCAGCTGGGTGCAACTCAGCAGCCACGGTCCGGGCATCGAGCAGCCGGGTTGGCGGCTGGATGTGTGGAATGCGGCGGCGAAGGTAGCTCCTGATGTCCTCTGA
- the rsfS gene encoding ribosome silencing factor: protein MTASAQAVEMSQVAARAADEKLATDVVVLDVSDQLVITDCFVIASAPNERQVNAIVDNVEEKLRLAGHKPVRREGTREGRWVLLDYVDVVVHIQHSDERNFYALERLWKDCPQVEVPGLAAPSPASGSGDPA from the coding sequence ATGACCGCGTCAGCGCAGGCGGTGGAGATGTCGCAGGTGGCCGCTCGGGCCGCCGACGAGAAGCTGGCCACCGATGTGGTCGTCCTCGACGTCTCCGATCAGCTGGTGATCACCGACTGCTTCGTCATCGCCTCCGCGCCGAACGAGCGCCAGGTCAATGCGATCGTCGACAACGTCGAGGAGAAACTGCGCCTCGCCGGGCACAAACCGGTGCGCCGGGAGGGGACGCGCGAAGGTCGCTGGGTGCTGCTGGACTACGTCGACGTGGTCGTGCACATCCAGCACAGCGATGAGCGCAATTTCTATGCGCTGGAACGGTTGTGGAAGGACTGCCCGCAGGTCGAGGTTCCGGGGCTCGCCGCCCCCTCACCCGCGAGCGGCAGCGGGGACCCCGCGTGA
- the octT gene encoding diglucosylglycerate octanoyltransferase: MESEEPTRPVLVVIADSLSYFGPKGGLPADHPRIWPNLVATELDWDVELVARIGWTCRDAYWALIGDPRIWAAVPRAGAVVLATGGMDTLPSPLPTALRELIRYLRPPVLRRQVRNGYQWLQPRLSKLGRPVALPPHVTVDYLEQSRHALAQLRPDLPVVSVLPSVHDCEAYGRVHSGREPAVRAVRAWSAESGVPLVDLGEAVRDDIFSGEANPDGIHWGWEGHAAVARAMVKVLSEVRSVEAGA; this comes from the coding sequence GTGGAATCCGAGGAGCCGACACGGCCGGTACTGGTCGTGATCGCCGATTCGCTGTCCTATTTCGGGCCCAAGGGCGGTCTGCCCGCCGACCATCCGCGGATCTGGCCGAATCTGGTTGCCACGGAACTGGATTGGGATGTGGAATTGGTGGCGCGGATCGGCTGGACCTGCCGCGACGCCTACTGGGCGCTGATCGGTGACCCCAGGATCTGGGCCGCGGTGCCGCGCGCGGGTGCGGTCGTACTGGCCACCGGCGGGATGGACACCCTGCCCTCACCGCTGCCCACCGCCCTGCGGGAACTGATCCGGTATCTGCGGCCGCCGGTGCTGCGCCGTCAGGTGCGCAACGGATATCAGTGGCTACAACCACGGCTGTCGAAACTGGGCCGCCCGGTAGCACTTCCGCCGCATGTGACCGTCGACTATCTGGAACAGTCGCGGCACGCGCTGGCGCAGCTGCGGCCGGACCTGCCGGTGGTGTCGGTGCTGCCGTCGGTCCACGACTGCGAGGCCTACGGGCGGGTGCACTCCGGCCGGGAACCCGCGGTGCGCGCGGTGCGGGCATGGTCCGCGGAATCCGGTGTGCCGCTGGTCGATCTGGGTGAGGCGGTGCGCGACGACATCTTCTCGGGCGAGGCGAACCCGGACGGTATCCACTGGGGGTGGGAAGGGCACGCGGCGGTCGCGCGGGCCATGGTGAAGGTGCTGTCGGAGGTGCGTTCGGTCGAGGCCGGTGCATGA
- the holA gene encoding DNA polymerase III subunit delta has protein sequence MTDHPAALHLVLGEEELLIERAVASIVAQARASTADPDALPVDRLRAGDASSAELAELLSPSLFAEDRVIVLESAAEAGKDAVALITAAAGDLPDGVVLVVLHSGGGRAKAMAPALQKAGAQVHHCAKIAKAGERNEFVRNEFRSAGVRASADVIQAVLEAIGSDLRELAAACSQLAADTGGKVDTAAVRRYYSGRAEVTGFEVADLAVAGDRAAAMEALRWATDRGVPAVLLADALADSVHTIARVGSAGRGDPFAMASQLGMPPWKVKKAQGQARGWNAASIGTALQVVAALNADVKGGAADTDYALEHALAAILDLHSAR, from the coding sequence GTGACCGACCATCCCGCCGCCTTGCATCTGGTACTCGGTGAGGAGGAGCTGCTCATCGAACGGGCCGTCGCCTCGATCGTCGCGCAGGCCCGGGCCTCGACCGCGGATCCCGACGCACTTCCGGTGGATCGGCTACGGGCCGGCGATGCGAGCTCCGCGGAGCTGGCCGAACTGCTGAGTCCGTCGCTGTTCGCCGAGGATCGGGTGATCGTGCTCGAATCCGCGGCGGAAGCCGGTAAGGATGCGGTGGCACTGATCACCGCGGCCGCCGGTGACCTGCCCGACGGTGTTGTCCTCGTGGTTCTGCATTCGGGCGGTGGTCGCGCCAAGGCGATGGCGCCGGCCTTGCAGAAGGCGGGCGCGCAGGTGCACCACTGCGCCAAGATCGCGAAGGCCGGTGAGCGAAACGAATTCGTGCGCAACGAGTTCCGCTCGGCTGGTGTGCGCGCGTCCGCCGATGTGATCCAGGCCGTGCTGGAGGCGATCGGATCGGATCTGCGGGAGTTGGCCGCGGCCTGTTCCCAGCTGGCCGCCGATACCGGCGGCAAGGTGGATACCGCCGCGGTGCGCCGCTACTACTCGGGCCGGGCCGAGGTCACCGGATTCGAGGTGGCCGACCTCGCCGTCGCCGGTGATCGCGCGGCGGCCATGGAGGCATTGCGCTGGGCCACCGATCGCGGGGTGCCCGCCGTGCTACTCGCCGATGCGCTCGCCGACTCGGTGCACACCATCGCCCGGGTCGGCTCGGCCGGCCGCGGCGATCCGTTCGCGATGGCGTCCCAGCTGGGTATGCCGCCGTGGAAAGTGAAGAAGGCGCAAGGGCAGGCCCGCGGCTGGAACGCCGCCTCCATCGGCACCGCGCTGCAGGTGGTGGCCGCGTTGAACGCCGATGTCAAGGGCGGGGCGGCCGATACCGACTACGCACTCGAACACGCCTTGGCCGCCATCCTGGATCTGCATTCGGCGCGCTGA
- the rpsT gene encoding 30S ribosomal protein S20 — MANIKSQMKRIRTNEAARVRNQSVKSALRTSVRKFREAAAAGEKDKALELMRTASRSLDKAAAKGVIHANQAANKKSALSLAYNKLG, encoded by the coding sequence GTGGCCAACATCAAGTCCCAGATGAAGCGGATCCGCACCAACGAGGCGGCGCGGGTGCGCAACCAGTCGGTCAAGTCCGCGCTGCGCACCTCGGTCCGCAAGTTCCGCGAGGCCGCCGCGGCCGGCGAGAAGGACAAGGCCCTCGAGCTGATGCGCACCGCGAGCCGCAGCCTGGACAAGGCCGCCGCCAAGGGCGTCATCCACGCCAACCAGGCCGCCAACAAGAAGTCGGCGCTGTCGCTGGCTTACAACAAGCTGGGCTGA
- a CDS encoding type II toxin-antitoxin system PemK/MazF family toxin translates to MASTWSSLGKQLGTIAKEQGPRIVRKQAPKLVDRMQRTSMWDRAVGRRKGSVTVRPAASAPVPTGERARQVVYCPQLDGRADPGEVVWTWVPFEEDPANGKDRPVLVVGRDHKTLLGLMLSSNPARGAEHNWVGIGSGPWDYEGRDSWVRLDRVLDVPEAGIRREGAILPRKTFDRIAHRLCAEYHWG, encoded by the coding sequence ATGGCCAGCACATGGAGCTCTCTGGGCAAGCAGCTCGGGACCATCGCCAAGGAGCAGGGGCCCCGGATCGTCAGGAAGCAGGCGCCGAAACTCGTCGACCGGATGCAGCGGACATCGATGTGGGATCGCGCCGTCGGGCGCCGCAAGGGGTCGGTCACGGTGCGGCCGGCGGCCTCGGCTCCGGTGCCGACCGGGGAACGCGCCCGGCAGGTCGTGTACTGCCCGCAACTCGACGGTCGCGCCGATCCGGGCGAGGTCGTCTGGACCTGGGTCCCCTTCGAGGAAGACCCGGCCAACGGCAAGGACCGCCCGGTCCTGGTGGTGGGCCGGGATCACAAAACCCTGCTGGGACTGATGCTCTCATCGAATCCGGCCCGCGGCGCCGAGCACAACTGGGTCGGAATCGGTTCCGGCCCATGGGATTACGAGGGCCGTGACAGCTGGGTCCGGCTGGACCGGGTCCTCGACGTGCCCGAGGCGGGTATCCGGCGCGAAGGCGCGATCCTGCCACGTAAGACCTTCGATCGCATCGCGCACCGGCTGTGCGCGGAGTACCACTGGGGCTGA
- the nadD gene encoding nicotinate-nucleotide adenylyltransferase encodes MQNTGRRKLGVMGGTFDPIHHGHLVAASEVANRFDLDEVIFVPTGQPWQKATREVSAAEDRYLMTVIATASNPRFSVSRADIDREKATYTVDTLRDLQNQHPDADLYFITGADALASILTWQDWAELFELAKFVGVSRPGYELNVDHLSEHLRNQPADAVTVIEIPALAISSSECRRRAAEGRPVWYLVPDGVVQYISKRHLYVPGGNGKVGV; translated from the coding sequence GTGCAAAACACAGGCCGGCGCAAACTGGGCGTGATGGGCGGGACCTTCGATCCGATCCATCACGGGCATCTGGTTGCCGCCAGTGAGGTCGCGAACCGGTTCGACCTCGATGAAGTGATCTTCGTACCCACCGGTCAGCCCTGGCAGAAGGCCACCCGGGAGGTGTCCGCGGCCGAGGACCGATATCTGATGACGGTCATCGCCACCGCGTCGAATCCGCGGTTCTCGGTCAGCCGGGCCGATATCGACCGCGAGAAGGCCACCTACACCGTAGACACCCTGCGTGACCTGCAGAATCAGCATCCGGACGCGGATCTGTACTTCATCACGGGTGCGGACGCGCTGGCCAGCATCCTGACATGGCAGGATTGGGCGGAACTGTTCGAGCTGGCGAAGTTCGTCGGGGTGAGCCGTCCGGGGTACGAGTTGAATGTCGACCACCTCTCGGAGCATCTGCGAAATCAGCCGGCCGATGCGGTCACCGTCATCGAGATCCCGGCCCTGGCGATCTCGTCGAGCGAATGCCGTCGCCGTGCCGCCGAGGGGCGCCCGGTGTGGTATCTGGTTCCCGACGGCGTCGTGCAGTACATATCGAAACGGCACCTGTACGTGCCGGGAGGGAACGGGAAGGTGGGCGTATGA